From the genome of Dehalobacter sp., one region includes:
- a CDS encoding patatin-like phospholipase family protein translates to MYGLVLEGGGAKGAYQIGACKAMRELGINYGAVAGTSIGALNGAMIVQGELDKAYELWYEMSPSKVFDIEEVRLEELKKLDISHDGLLYYMKKAKEIASSKGLDITFIKKLLQEIVDEDKLRESKMLFGFTTVSLSDMKPVEFFLEDVPKGKVVEYLLASSNLPAFQQEKIDGKHYLDGGFYDNLPLNMLVSKGFKEIIAIRTNALGRRRKLADREVHVQYISPAETLGSILDFSNEQARYHLKLGYYDVIRQFRRLKGQKYYIEPTGDEDFFIRMMLSLGEKKILALGEKLGFKGIPYRRMLYEYIIPKIAALLDMKKETSYEEMVIALLEFIALEQDIYRFRIYSFQDFLELVSTNLREVKTKNSGEAFALPAFVKQSGVLPKMVKNLILRELIRELFQEQNFAAAILPNKNSQDIT, encoded by the coding sequence ATGTACGGTCTTGTTTTGGAAGGCGGAGGTGCAAAAGGCGCCTATCAGATCGGAGCCTGTAAGGCGATGCGGGAATTGGGCATAAACTACGGGGCAGTGGCCGGTACGTCCATCGGGGCGCTGAATGGAGCGATGATTGTTCAGGGCGAACTGGATAAAGCGTATGAGCTGTGGTATGAGATGTCTCCCTCGAAGGTATTTGATATTGAAGAAGTACGGCTGGAAGAACTTAAAAAGTTGGACATATCTCATGACGGACTGCTTTACTATATGAAAAAGGCCAAGGAAATTGCCTCCAGCAAAGGCCTGGATATCACATTTATCAAAAAACTGCTTCAGGAAATCGTGGATGAAGACAAGCTTAGAGAATCCAAAATGTTGTTCGGATTTACGACGGTTTCCCTGTCGGATATGAAACCCGTGGAATTTTTTCTGGAGGATGTCCCCAAAGGCAAAGTTGTAGAGTATTTACTGGCGAGCTCAAACCTTCCTGCTTTTCAGCAAGAAAAAATTGACGGAAAACACTATCTTGACGGCGGTTTCTATGACAATCTGCCTTTAAACATGCTGGTGAGCAAAGGTTTCAAAGAGATCATTGCTATCAGGACCAACGCGCTGGGCCGTCGCAGAAAGCTTGCGGACAGGGAGGTTCATGTTCAATATATTTCTCCCGCCGAGACGCTTGGCAGTATCCTGGATTTCAGCAATGAACAGGCCAGATATCATCTTAAACTTGGTTATTACGATGTTATAAGGCAGTTCAGGCGTCTGAAAGGCCAAAAGTATTATATCGAACCAACAGGGGATGAGGACTTTTTTATTCGCATGATGCTGTCTCTCGGTGAGAAAAAAATTTTGGCGTTGGGAGAAAAGCTGGGCTTTAAAGGCATTCCTTACAGGAGGATGCTTTATGAATATATTATACCGAAGATTGCTGCTTTGCTCGATATGAAAAAAGAAACAAGTTATGAGGAAATGGTAATTGCCCTTTTGGAATTTATTGCCCTGGAACAGGATATCTATAGGTTTCGAATCTATTCGTTTCAGGATTTTCTGGAATTGGTCAGTACGAATTTACGGGAAGTGAAAACAAAAAACAGCGGGGAAGCATTTGCCCTGCCTGCTTTCGTGAAGCAAAGCGGCGTTCTGCCCAAGATGGTGAAAAATCTG